Within the Pseudomonas fulva genome, the region GCCCCCGGCAACGCCGGCACCGCCTTTGAGCCCAAGTGCGAGAACGTCGCCATCGACGTGCTGGACATCCAGGCACTGGCCGACTTCGCCGAAAAGAACGTGCAGCTGACCATCGTCGGCCCCGAAGCGCCGCTGGTGAAGGGCGTGGTCGACCTGTTCCGCTCCCGCGACCTGGACATCTTCGGCCCCACCGCCGCCGCCGCCCAGCTGGAAGGCTCCAAGGCCTTCACCAAGGATTTCCTGGCCCGCCAGAACATCCCGACTGCCGACTACCAGAACTTTACCGAGGTCGAGCCGGCCCTGGCCTACCTGCGCGAGAAAGGCGCACCGATCGTCATCAAGGCCGACGGCCTGGCCGCGGGCAAGGGCGTGATCGTCGCCATGACCCTGGCCGAAGCCGAGGACGCCGTGCGCGACATGCTCGCCGGCAATGCTTTCGGTGACGCCGGCTCGCGCGTGGTGATCGAGGAATTCCTCGACGGCGAGGAAGCCAGCTTCATCGTCATGGTCGACGGCCAGAACGTGCTGCCGATGGCCACCAGCCAGGACCACAAGCGCGTCGGCGATGCCGACAGTGGTCCGAACACCGGCGGCATGGGCGCCTACTCGCCGGCACCGGTGGTGACCGCCGAGGTGCACAAGCGGGTGATGGACGAAGTGATCTACCCGACCGTGCGCGGCATGGCGGCCGAAGGCAACGTCTACACCGGTTTCCTGTACGCCGGCCTGATGATCGACAAGGCCGGCAAGCCGAAAGTCATCGAATTCAACTGCCGCTTCGGCGACCCGGAAACCCAGCCGATCATGGTGCGCCTGGAAAGCTCCCTGGTGCTGCTGGTCGAGGCCGCGCTGGCCAAGGCGCTGGACAAGGTCGAAGCGACCTGGGACCCGCGCCCGACCGTGGGCGTGGTGCTGGCTGCCGGTGGTTACCCGGGCGACTACGCCAAGGGCGACGTGATCGAAGGGCTGGATGACGCCGCGCAGCTCGAAGGCAAGGTATTCCATGCCGGTACCGCCCTGCAGGACGGCCAGGTGGTGACCGCGGGCGGTCGCGTGCTGTGCGCCACCGCCATCGGCGCCAGCGTGGCCGACGCCCAGCAGCAGGCCTATCGCCTGGCCGCCAAGATCCGCTGGAACGGCATGTTCCACCGCAACGACATCGGCTACCGGGCGATCGCCCGCGAGCGCGGCGACAACTGATGTAACACGATGGCGGCATCGCGCGATGCCGCCCATCGGCAATACCGCAGGCAGCCGCTCGATCGGGCGGCCTGGCTGTCAGGATAGGGTTTCAGTTTCATAGTCTGTGCCACCTCGGCTGGCTATAATTCAGCCGTATAACCTAAAAGGGATTGCCACGTGCGACGGCTCAGGATCGCCATAGGTCTACTCGTCAGCCTGCTGCTGGCCGGCGTCTGCCTGTCGAGCACGGCGGCGTCGCGTGTGGTCGCTCCCTATGCCACCGGCTGGTCGGTGTTCGTCGACGACAGCGCCCAGCTGGACCTGGACGACGTGCGCAGCCGGCGCAATCAATTCCTGCCCCTCGACGACCTCGCCTTCACCTACCCGCCCAGTGAGAAAGCCGTGTGGCTGCGCTTCGACGTGCCCGAGCACCAGGCGCCCTACTGGCTGTGGCTGTTCGCCCCCCGGGTACAGTTTCTCGACTATTACCTGCTCAACGGGTCGCTGGTCGAACAGACCGTGCACAGCGGCGAATCGATGCCCATGAGCTCCCGGCCGCTGCCCTCGCGGGCCTACCTGATGTCGCTGCCCAACGATGGGCAGGCCCGGGAAGTCTATGTGCGGATGACCTCCAACCACCCGCTGATGGCCTGGTTCAAGGTCATCGACGAGGCCGAGCTGGTCAGCCTGGAAAAGCCGGCCTACCTGTTCGGTGCCCTGCTCGGCGCGCTGTTGCTGGTGGT harbors:
- the purD gene encoding phosphoribosylamine--glycine ligase, translating into MNVLIIGSGGREHALAWKVAQDKRIAKVFVAPGNAGTAFEPKCENVAIDVLDIQALADFAEKNVQLTIVGPEAPLVKGVVDLFRSRDLDIFGPTAAAAQLEGSKAFTKDFLARQNIPTADYQNFTEVEPALAYLREKGAPIVIKADGLAAGKGVIVAMTLAEAEDAVRDMLAGNAFGDAGSRVVIEEFLDGEEASFIVMVDGQNVLPMATSQDHKRVGDADSGPNTGGMGAYSPAPVVTAEVHKRVMDEVIYPTVRGMAAEGNVYTGFLYAGLMIDKAGKPKVIEFNCRFGDPETQPIMVRLESSLVLLVEAALAKALDKVEATWDPRPTVGVVLAAGGYPGDYAKGDVIEGLDDAAQLEGKVFHAGTALQDGQVVTAGGRVLCATAIGASVADAQQQAYRLAAKIRWNGMFHRNDIGYRAIARERGDN